A single window of Methylocella tundrae DNA harbors:
- a CDS encoding DUF3280 domain-containing protein, whose amino-acid sequence MWAGLRFGLAALALMMAAAGAVAQTNKPQPLAVFPVELWDTSGEGAKPHQAERLEHATATLAKALEQDGRYRAVDLSPYRDEIAKTEPRYNCNGCWREIARKAGAQFAALATVHKVSSLISSFDITITNLETGKAVAYASGQFRGDDDEAYTRAVKFLVKDRLSSAGAQGAAAQ is encoded by the coding sequence GCGGCGTTGGCGCTGATGATGGCGGCGGCCGGAGCCGTCGCGCAAACAAACAAGCCGCAGCCATTGGCGGTGTTCCCCGTCGAGCTTTGGGACACCAGCGGCGAAGGCGCAAAACCCCACCAGGCGGAGCGTCTCGAACACGCTACGGCGACCTTGGCCAAGGCGCTTGAACAGGACGGACGCTACCGCGCGGTCGACCTTTCACCCTATCGCGACGAGATTGCGAAAACCGAGCCGCGATATAATTGCAACGGGTGCTGGCGGGAAATCGCCCGCAAGGCAGGCGCGCAATTCGCGGCGCTCGCCACCGTGCACAAGGTTTCAAGCCTGATCTCGAGCTTCGACATAACCATTACAAACCTTGAGACCGGCAAAGCGGTCGCTTATGCGAGCGGCCAGTTTCGCGGCGACGACGATGAAGCCTATACGCGAGCGGTGAAGTTTCTTGTGAAGGATCGGCTATCGAGCGCCGGCGCGCAGGGCGCGGCCGCGCAGTAG
- a CDS encoding Spy/CpxP family protein refolding chaperone, giving the protein MKKTIRIASTAATLAVSPFAGAAFATLDDRREHYLQMSIEDAQALIDARVVALRAGLDLTPAQEKNWAPLEALVRHQARQRKERFAEGRLRRNESSEYSDALQRLQRISERLFARATDLRTLSEAARPLYESLDKEQKRRFGRLLLASINAQGSHAET; this is encoded by the coding sequence GTGAAGAAAACGATTCGCATTGCTTCGACGGCCGCGACCTTAGCCGTTTCTCCATTCGCCGGCGCCGCCTTCGCCACTCTCGACGACCGGCGCGAACACTACTTGCAAATGTCCATCGAAGACGCGCAGGCCTTAATCGATGCGCGCGTCGTCGCGCTGAGGGCCGGTCTCGACCTCACCCCGGCGCAGGAGAAAAACTGGGCGCCCCTGGAAGCGCTCGTTCGTCATCAAGCTCGGCAGCGCAAGGAGCGCTTCGCGGAAGGGCGCCTGAGGCGCAATGAAAGCAGCGAGTATTCTGACGCGCTCCAGCGCCTGCAACGCATCTCTGAACGGCTTTTCGCCCGCGCCACTGATTTGAGGACGCTCTCGGAGGCCGCGAGACCGCTTTACGAGAGCCTCGACAAAGAACAAAAGCGCCGGTTCGGACGCCTTCTGCTCGCGAGTATAAACGCACAAGGGTCGCACGCCGAAACGTGA
- a CDS encoding glycerophosphodiester phosphodiesterase family protein has translation MSHPLMRAAPVNAPDWLTERPVAHRGLHSKARGVIENTLAAAEAAIARCYAIECDIQLAGDGEAVVFHDFTLPRLTQGHGRVDGFSVQELIALRFKESEAKIAPLSAFLAAIAGRTPLIIEVKSRFDGDLRLAERALAIVSAYAGPAALKSFDPDVLAFFRAQGFAGPIGLVAQARYEAAEWPELGASQRAALAALSAFSTVRPDFLSWHVGDLPHATPELCRGGIGMPVLTWTVRSPADRHRAQEWADQMIFEGFEP, from the coding sequence GTGAGCCATCCGCTTATGCGCGCCGCGCCCGTCAACGCCCCTGATTGGCTGACAGAGCGGCCGGTCGCGCATCGCGGCCTCCATTCGAAGGCGCGCGGCGTCATTGAAAACACGCTGGCGGCGGCGGAGGCCGCCATCGCGCGCTGCTACGCCATCGAATGCGACATCCAGCTTGCCGGAGACGGCGAGGCGGTGGTGTTCCATGATTTCACCCTGCCGCGCCTGACGCAGGGGCATGGCCGCGTCGATGGCTTTTCTGTGCAGGAGCTCATCGCTCTGAGGTTCAAGGAAAGCGAGGCAAAGATCGCGCCCCTTTCGGCGTTTCTCGCGGCAATCGCAGGCAGAACGCCTCTCATCATCGAAGTCAAAAGCCGCTTTGACGGCGATTTGCGCCTCGCCGAACGCGCGCTTGCGATCGTTTCCGCCTATGCGGGGCCAGCGGCCCTGAAAAGCTTTGACCCGGACGTCCTCGCCTTTTTCCGCGCACAAGGCTTTGCCGGGCCCATCGGTCTCGTGGCGCAAGCGCGTTATGAGGCGGCCGAATGGCCCGAACTTGGAGCCAGCCAGCGCGCGGCGCTTGCCGCCCTCAGCGCATTTTCCACCGTCCGGCCAGATTTTCTCTCCTGGCATGTCGGCGATCTGCCGCATGCAACCCCCGAACTCTGCCGCGGCGGGATCGGCATGCCGGTCCTGACATGGACAGTGCGTTCGCCAGCCGATCGCCACCGCGCGCAAGAATGGGCGGACCAGATGATTTTTGAAGGATTTGAGCCGTGA
- a CDS encoding RidA family protein: protein MSKTEAKLKALGVSLPSPVAPVANYVPFVISGRLLVISGQLPFGMDGKIDPAHIGKIGANVTVEAGQAAARACVINVLAQARVALGDLDKITRCIRLGGFINAAPGFFNLPPVMNGASDLIVEVLGDPGRHARSTVGVAELPLQSAVEVEAMFEIAA from the coding sequence ATGAGCAAAACGGAAGCGAAATTGAAGGCCCTCGGGGTGAGCCTGCCCTCCCCTGTCGCGCCGGTGGCGAATTATGTTCCTTTTGTGATTTCTGGCCGGCTTCTTGTTATTTCCGGCCAGTTGCCTTTCGGGATGGACGGCAAGATTGATCCCGCCCATATCGGCAAGATCGGCGCGAACGTCACCGTCGAAGCCGGACAGGCCGCCGCGCGGGCCTGCGTCATCAACGTGCTCGCCCAGGCCAGGGTCGCGCTCGGCGATCTCGACAAGATCACGCGCTGCATCCGGCTTGGCGGCTTCATCAACGCGGCGCCGGGCTTTTTCAACCTGCCGCCCGTCATGAACGGCGCCTCTGACCTCATTGTCGAGGTTCTGGGCGATCCTGGCCGTCATGCGCGATCCACCGTCGGCGTCGCTGAATTGCCCCTGCAGAGCGCCGTCGAAGTCGAGGCCATGTTCGAGATCGCGGCTTGA